From a single Halobacteriovorax sp. DA5 genomic region:
- the ftsA gene encoding cell division protein FtsA, producing the protein MKEKNIVVGLDVGTTKVCTIVGIQNISNQNTGKAELEIIGIGTHPSHGLKKGSVVNIDKTVRSIHNSLEEARLMAGVDIHSATIGIAGSHIYSFNSSGVVAVKGNEISQDDVDRVLEAAKAVVMPSDREIIHVIAQEYKVDNTTGIKNPIGMCGTRLEAHVHIVTGSISLIQNLVKCVEHTGVKVENVTLQPIASSESVLSPEEKEMGTLLVDIGGGTTDLALWKDGALVHTQVIPVGGNHFTNDLAVALKIPHAEAERIKINHGSVLPEQVNQSAHITVQGISGTKPREVQLHTVANVLGARAEELFDLIKNIIKEKNLGDEISGGVVLTGGGAMIKGMPEIGEYLLERPLKIGFPIAFGGMTNIMQNPKFSTVLGLLLEASKGREVEVEEEEDINQIDIVSKLSGSIKSVFREIF; encoded by the coding sequence ATGAAAGAAAAAAACATCGTTGTCGGTTTAGACGTTGGTACAACTAAAGTCTGCACAATCGTAGGTATCCAAAACATTTCTAATCAAAACACTGGTAAAGCTGAGCTTGAAATCATTGGTATTGGTACACATCCAAGTCATGGTTTAAAGAAAGGCAGTGTTGTAAATATCGATAAAACAGTACGCTCAATTCATAACTCGCTTGAAGAAGCTAGGCTAATGGCAGGAGTTGATATCCATAGCGCAACTATTGGAATCGCTGGTAGTCATATCTACAGCTTCAATAGTTCTGGTGTTGTTGCTGTTAAAGGAAATGAAATTTCTCAAGATGATGTTGATCGCGTACTTGAAGCAGCAAAGGCTGTTGTAATGCCAAGTGATCGCGAAATCATTCACGTAATTGCACAAGAGTATAAAGTTGATAATACAACTGGTATTAAAAATCCAATTGGTATGTGTGGAACTCGTCTAGAGGCACACGTTCATATTGTTACTGGATCAATCTCTTTGATTCAAAATTTAGTAAAGTGTGTTGAGCATACAGGTGTTAAAGTTGAAAACGTTACACTTCAACCAATTGCTTCTTCTGAATCAGTTCTTTCTCCTGAAGAAAAAGAAATGGGGACATTACTAGTTGATATCGGTGGTGGAACAACAGATCTTGCACTATGGAAAGATGGTGCTCTTGTTCATACACAGGTAATTCCAGTTGGTGGAAATCATTTCACAAATGATCTAGCTGTAGCACTTAAGATTCCTCATGCAGAAGCTGAAAGAATTAAAATTAACCACGGATCTGTTCTTCCAGAACAAGTTAATCAATCAGCTCACATTACAGTTCAAGGGATTTCTGGAACTAAGCCAAGAGAAGTACAACTGCACACAGTCGCAAATGTACTTGGTGCAAGAGCGGAAGAATTATTTGATCTAATTAAAAATATTATTAAAGAAAAAAATCTTGGTGATGAAATCAGTGGGGGAGTTGTTCTTACTGGTGGTGGTGCCATGATTAAGGGAATGCCTGAGATTGGTGAGTATCTTCTAGAGAGACCACTTAAAATAGGTTTCCCAATAGCTTTTGGTGGCATGACAAATATTATGCAAAATCCAAAATTTTCAACTGTATTAGGTCTTCTACTTGAAGCCTCAAAAGGCAGAGAAGTTGAAGTAGAAGAGGAAGAAGATATTAATCAAATAGATATTGTAAGCAAATTATCAGGATCTATTAAATCAGTATTCAGAGAAATTTTTTAA
- the murB gene encoding UDP-N-acetylmuramate dehydrogenase, which produces MNKIEDILSNIQNIEVEIDKDLSKYSTMRLQSKGDLITVKDLVALKEVVRTLTSKNITYMLLGLGANQLLNERIVNPIINLDFDYDRAIFNQYRESYILPASVKLSSLTSHASKFGNKGWEVITGIPATLGGAVFMNAGTGLGWISEIIACVWYIDKEGNEYLHEVTKDSFSYRQNNFLKPGDVVYKVELVANGQDKYLGEKIRNYLLMRNKSQPLKEKTCGSVFKNIVGDKRTCTAGQFIDILNLKGLQVGDVRVSNLHGNFMENFDKATASDVKELIKIVQDELYLNYGLKFEPEVRIDI; this is translated from the coding sequence ATGAATAAGATTGAAGATATCCTAAGTAATATTCAAAATATTGAAGTTGAGATAGATAAAGATCTATCAAAATATTCAACGATGAGACTTCAGTCTAAAGGTGACCTAATTACTGTAAAGGATTTGGTTGCCCTTAAAGAAGTTGTAAGAACACTTACATCTAAAAATATAACTTATATGCTTTTAGGTCTTGGTGCTAACCAACTTTTAAATGAGAGAATTGTAAATCCAATAATTAATTTAGACTTTGATTATGATCGTGCGATTTTTAATCAATATAGAGAAAGTTATATTCTTCCTGCGTCAGTGAAGTTATCAAGCTTAACTTCTCATGCCTCAAAATTTGGTAACAAAGGATGGGAGGTTATAACAGGGATACCTGCAACTCTTGGTGGGGCCGTATTTATGAATGCTGGCACAGGCCTTGGCTGGATTAGTGAAATCATCGCCTGCGTTTGGTATATTGATAAAGAGGGGAATGAATATCTTCATGAGGTAACGAAAGATAGTTTTTCTTATCGTCAAAACAACTTTCTAAAGCCAGGTGATGTTGTTTATAAAGTCGAGCTAGTTGCTAATGGGCAAGATAAATACCTTGGAGAAAAGATTCGTAACTACTTACTAATGAGAAATAAGTCACAGCCATTAAAGGAAAAAACTTGTGGAAGTGTCTTTAAAAATATCGTTGGAGATAAGCGAACTTGCACTGCAGGACAATTTATTGATATACTTAATTTGAAAGGATTACAGGTTGGTGACGTACGAGTAAGTAATCTCCATGGGAATTTTATGGAGAATTTCGATAAAGCCACGGCCAGCGATGTAAAAGAACTTATTAAAATTGTTCAGGATGAGCTTTACCTCAATTACGGTTTAAAGTTTGAGCCTGAAGTCAGGATAGATATTTAA
- the murC gene encoding UDP-N-acetylmuramate--L-alanine ligase, producing the protein MNINIQNISVHFIGIGGIGMSGIAEILLSLGYKVTGSDISESANVARLRSLGAEVFIGHKRENITPDTTVVVYSSAVNETNPEMQMAREKQIPIMRRAEMLAELMRLKRGIAIAGTHGKTTTTSFLATILQASNYEPTYIIGGIVSNLAGHAKVGTGEYLVAEADESDGSFLMLNPIMSVVTNIDLDHMDHYGSEDVLMDSFEEFINKVPFYGLSSLNADDKRLMSLVPKVKKPIVTFGIEKEADYRAVDIKMSDLCSEFDLIVESQNLGRFTINLPGKHNVQNALGAISIAHKMGVPVDMIRSSIRSFENVGRRFQLLYKTDEVEILDDYGHHPTEIANTLNTLKEIRSHKKIAIFEPHRFSRTKDCWNEFLHCFNDVDELYMCPIYPASESPIPGITSERLVEDINRLHPGLAKNIELKDLDTIIKSNKNSTIMTLGAGSIGRVIREWVLDNDRNE; encoded by the coding sequence ATGAATATTAATATTCAAAATATTAGCGTGCATTTTATTGGAATTGGTGGAATTGGTATGAGCGGTATCGCTGAAATTCTACTAAGCCTTGGCTATAAAGTAACAGGTTCAGATATTAGTGAATCAGCAAATGTTGCAAGACTTAGAAGTCTAGGAGCTGAAGTATTTATCGGACACAAGCGTGAGAATATCACACCGGATACTACTGTGGTGGTTTACTCATCTGCTGTTAACGAAACAAATCCAGAAATGCAGATGGCGCGTGAAAAACAAATTCCTATTATGAGAAGAGCTGAGATGTTAGCTGAACTTATGAGACTTAAAAGAGGAATCGCAATTGCTGGTACTCATGGCAAGACGACGACAACGAGTTTTTTAGCGACGATCTTACAGGCCAGTAACTATGAGCCAACATATATAATTGGTGGTATTGTTTCCAATCTTGCTGGTCATGCAAAGGTTGGTACTGGTGAGTATCTTGTTGCAGAAGCGGACGAATCAGATGGATCATTTCTTATGCTAAATCCAATTATGTCTGTCGTAACAAACATCGATCTTGATCACATGGATCACTATGGAAGTGAAGATGTATTAATGGATAGCTTTGAAGAATTTATTAATAAAGTTCCATTCTATGGTCTTTCTTCTTTAAATGCAGATGACAAGAGACTAATGAGTCTCGTGCCAAAGGTTAAAAAACCTATTGTTACTTTTGGAATTGAAAAAGAAGCAGATTATAGGGCCGTCGATATTAAAATGTCTGACCTTTGCTCTGAGTTTGATCTTATTGTTGAGTCGCAAAATCTTGGACGTTTCACAATTAATCTTCCAGGTAAGCACAATGTTCAAAATGCTCTAGGGGCTATCTCTATTGCACATAAAATGGGAGTTCCTGTCGACATGATTAGAAGCTCAATTCGAAGCTTTGAAAATGTAGGGCGTCGTTTCCAGTTACTATATAAAACAGATGAAGTGGAAATCTTAGATGATTATGGTCATCATCCAACAGAAATTGCTAACACTCTAAATACTTTAAAAGAAATTAGATCACATAAGAAGATTGCAATCTTTGAACCGCACCGTTTTTCAAGAACTAAAGACTGTTGGAATGAATTCCTACATTGCTTTAATGATGTTGATGAATTGTATATGTGTCCAATATATCCTGCCAGTGAAAGTCCTATCCCAGGAATTACTTCAGAAAGATTAGTTGAAGATATTAATCGTCTTCACCCTGGACTTGCAAAGAATATTGAGCTTAAAGATTTAGATACAATTATTAAGTCTAATAAGAATTCGACAATTATGACTTTGGGAGCTGGTTCTATTGGCCGTGTGATTAGAGAATGGGTTTTAGATAACGATCGCAATGAATAA
- the ftsW gene encoding putative lipid II flippase FtsW: MNTLENTDRFGKLFLIITSIIVGVGIVMVYSSSYMFSKEVYGTSLHFFSRQILFALVGVAMAYVVAKTKYQFWIKFSFHLNLVVAFLLVLTFIPGLGVVAKGANRWINLGFGSLQPGELAKYTILMMSLFFFENYEKLNLKNRLKYVANIGLVLLLLLLQPDFGTFFICALGMGFSCFISNFNRKYFYIMGVTGTILSALILVAQPYRVKRLMAFLDPWANPRGSGFQVIQSWIGFANGGFFGKGIGNSLEKLFFLPEAHNDFIFSVIGEEFGFLGVLGFVVLFIAFTHIGFKLALTLKDDIAKKMVMSIIFIIGVQACLNMGVVLGLLPTKGLNLPFVSYGGSSLMSNLIAIGVIFSCVSRQRSISNEKPFFSQQ, from the coding sequence ATGAACACTCTTGAAAACACGGATCGTTTTGGAAAACTCTTTTTAATTATCACATCAATTATCGTTGGTGTTGGTATTGTCATGGTTTACTCCTCATCTTATATGTTTTCAAAAGAAGTTTACGGTACAAGTCTTCACTTCTTTTCAAGACAAATACTTTTTGCACTAGTAGGCGTAGCAATGGCCTATGTTGTCGCAAAGACGAAGTATCAATTTTGGATTAAGTTTTCATTTCACTTAAATCTTGTGGTCGCTTTTCTATTAGTTCTAACTTTTATTCCTGGATTAGGGGTTGTTGCAAAAGGTGCCAACCGATGGATCAACTTAGGATTTGGATCTCTTCAGCCAGGAGAGCTTGCAAAGTACACAATCCTTATGATGTCTCTTTTCTTTTTTGAAAATTATGAAAAGCTAAATTTAAAGAATCGACTAAAGTACGTTGCAAATATAGGCTTAGTCTTATTACTACTTCTTTTACAACCAGATTTTGGTACATTTTTTATTTGTGCTTTAGGAATGGGTTTTTCTTGTTTCATTTCAAACTTCAATAGAAAGTACTTTTATATCATGGGCGTAACAGGCACGATTCTCTCGGCGCTAATTCTCGTTGCTCAGCCTTATCGTGTTAAGCGTTTAATGGCATTTCTTGATCCTTGGGCCAATCCAAGAGGAAGTGGTTTTCAGGTAATTCAATCATGGATTGGGTTTGCTAATGGTGGCTTTTTTGGAAAGGGAATTGGCAATAGTTTGGAAAAATTATTTTTTCTTCCAGAAGCACATAACGACTTTATTTTCTCAGTTATTGGTGAAGAATTTGGTTTCTTAGGGGTTCTAGGTTTTGTCGTACTTTTCATTGCCTTTACTCATATTGGTTTTAAGCTTGCCTTAACTTTAAAAGACGACATCGCTAAGAAAATGGTCATGTCCATTATTTTTATCATTGGTGTTCAAGCATGTTTAAATATGGGTGTGGTTTTAGGACTTCTTCCAACTAAAGGCTTAAACCTTCCTTTTGTTAGTTATGGAGGCTCATCTCTAATGAGTAATCTAATTGCAATCGGTGTAATCTTCTCTTGTGTGTCACGTCAACGATCGATATCAAATGAGAAGCCGTTTTTTTCTCAACAATAG
- the murD gene encoding UDP-N-acetylmuramoyl-L-alanine--D-glutamate ligase translates to MDRFRNKNILIVGIGKTGFRLINFFNRLECNIRVTDIKPIFDLNKAVKKLRKIKPAVEMTFGEHLDDDFINADVVVYSGSVDPNMPQLELARREGKEVYSEFALGNKLCRKPIIAVCGSHGRTTVAHMIGFTLRQDGKNVFVGGTSESPFIEYSMLPNKDEIDYVVVEVSAVQMRRLTDFHPKMVVFTDIADTYPQGQFTSMGEYMETKLSIIKTLSPDDTLIVNFDKLANNSFFRNANCQTYWYSRRSFVKLGVMEEIQGTHFHDRRIHSNINYHSEFVVKKMRIIGQNNRENLLAAITACKALDLSDEAIQTCVTKFPGIPHRIEFLMEKNGVSFYNDSKATDMRTLVETTKAFKTPVILIAGGKDIEELEYEAFTDELIQTTRIIVLVGEAKERMNRALGEHPQTFIVGSFEESVLFAYQKSRTGDTIILSPGNPATDFFRDYEERGNYFKKLVYQL, encoded by the coding sequence ATGGATAGATTTAGAAACAAGAATATTCTAATCGTAGGTATTGGAAAAACTGGTTTCAGACTCATAAACTTCTTTAATCGTCTTGAATGTAATATTCGAGTAACAGATATTAAACCTATCTTCGATCTCAATAAAGCAGTTAAGAAACTTCGTAAGATTAAGCCAGCAGTTGAAATGACTTTTGGTGAACACCTTGACGATGACTTTATTAATGCAGACGTTGTTGTGTACTCTGGATCGGTTGATCCGAATATGCCACAACTAGAGCTTGCAAGACGTGAAGGTAAAGAGGTTTACTCAGAATTCGCTCTTGGTAATAAGCTTTGCCGTAAGCCAATCATCGCTGTTTGTGGATCTCATGGTCGTACAACTGTAGCACACATGATTGGATTTACTCTAAGACAAGATGGAAAGAATGTATTCGTTGGTGGAACAAGTGAAAGTCCATTTATTGAGTATTCAATGCTTCCAAACAAAGATGAAATCGATTACGTAGTTGTTGAAGTTTCAGCAGTACAAATGAGACGTCTAACAGACTTCCACCCTAAGATGGTTGTCTTTACTGATATCGCAGATACTTACCCACAAGGACAATTCACGTCGATGGGTGAGTACATGGAAACAAAACTAAGTATCATTAAGACTTTATCTCCTGATGACACTTTAATTGTTAACTTCGATAAGCTTGCAAATAATAGCTTCTTTAGAAATGCAAATTGCCAAACTTATTGGTACTCGAGAAGGTCATTCGTTAAGCTTGGTGTAATGGAAGAGATTCAAGGAACGCACTTCCACGATCGTCGTATCCATTCAAATATCAATTACCACTCAGAATTTGTTGTTAAGAAAATGAGAATCATTGGTCAAAACAACCGTGAAAACTTACTAGCTGCTATCACTGCATGTAAGGCACTAGACCTTTCTGATGAAGCAATTCAAACATGTGTAACAAAATTCCCAGGAATTCCACACAGAATTGAATTCTTAATGGAAAAGAACGGTGTATCTTTCTATAACGATTCAAAAGCTACTGATATGAGAACACTAGTTGAGACAACTAAGGCGTTTAAAACTCCTGTTATCTTAATTGCTGGTGGGAAAGACATTGAAGAACTTGAGTATGAAGCATTCACTGATGAGCTAATCCAAACGACAAGAATCATTGTTCTAGTTGGTGAGGCAAAAGAAAGAATGAACCGTGCTCTTGGTGAGCACCCACAAACTTTCATTGTTGGATCTTTTGAAGAGTCTGTTCTATTTGCTTATCAAAAGTCGAGAACTGGTGACACGATTATTCTTTCACCAGGTAACCCTGCAACGGATTTCTTTAGAGATTACGAAGAGCGTGGGAACTACTTCAAAAAACTTGTTTATCAATTGTAA
- the mraY gene encoding phospho-N-acetylmuramoyl-pentapeptide-transferase, which translates to MLYHFLYPLRDEFFAFNIFKYITFRTVVAFLLATVISVIWGKYFIGFMQRKQFGQVIRDDGPESHLKKAGTPTMGGVFILGTILLTLLITGNFNSLPVLITCGVTASYFVLGFIDDYAKISKGNTKGVSARGKLIWQFATALIAVFAMVHFNVIDTQLFVPFVKGPVFNLMSFFVIFGAIVIVGSSNAVNLTDGLDGLAIGPIITSAATLGFIAYATGHREIASYLFVPYVENVGELAVIGAAIVGAGVGFLWYNTYPAQIFMGDVGSLALGGTLGTMAVLTRSELLFVIIGGVFVAEAVSVILQVASYKTRKKRIFKMAPIHHHFELLGWAEPKVIVRFWIISIFLAILAIATLKMR; encoded by the coding sequence ATGCTGTATCATTTCCTCTATCCCTTAAGGGATGAATTCTTCGCATTTAATATTTTTAAATACATCACATTTAGAACAGTTGTGGCCTTCTTGCTCGCGACAGTTATCTCAGTTATTTGGGGTAAGTACTTTATCGGCTTCATGCAACGAAAGCAGTTTGGACAAGTGATTCGTGATGATGGACCAGAGTCTCACTTAAAAAAGGCCGGAACTCCAACAATGGGTGGTGTTTTTATCTTGGGTACGATTCTGTTGACTCTGTTAATAACTGGTAATTTTAATTCTCTTCCAGTTCTTATCACTTGTGGTGTTACAGCATCATATTTCGTTCTTGGCTTTATTGATGATTACGCAAAGATCTCTAAAGGAAATACAAAAGGTGTTTCGGCCAGAGGTAAGCTTATATGGCAATTTGCAACAGCGCTTATTGCGGTATTTGCAATGGTCCATTTTAATGTCATTGATACACAACTATTCGTTCCTTTTGTTAAGGGGCCAGTTTTTAATTTGATGAGTTTCTTTGTCATCTTTGGTGCCATCGTTATTGTCGGCTCGAGTAACGCCGTAAATTTAACGGATGGTCTAGATGGTTTGGCCATCGGTCCAATTATCACATCTGCAGCAACTCTTGGCTTTATTGCTTATGCAACAGGTCACAGAGAGATCGCATCATACCTTTTTGTGCCGTACGTTGAAAATGTTGGTGAATTAGCTGTCATTGGTGCTGCAATCGTCGGTGCAGGCGTTGGATTTTTATGGTATAACACATACCCAGCTCAGATTTTTATGGGTGACGTGGGGTCCCTTGCCTTAGGTGGTACACTAGGGACAATGGCCGTACTGACAAGAAGTGAATTACTTTTTGTTATTATTGGTGGTGTTTTTGTTGCCGAAGCAGTTTCGGTAATTTTACAGGTTGCTTCTTATAAAACTCGCAAGAAGAGAATTTTTAAGATGGCGCCGATACATCATCACTTTGAGCTGCTCGGTTGGGCCGAGCCAAAAGTAATTGTTAGATTTTGGATTATAAGTATATTTTTAGCGATTCTAGCAATCGCAACTTTGAAGATGAGGTAA
- the murF gene encoding UDP-N-acetylmuramoyl-tripeptide--D-alanyl-D-alanine ligase, protein MIISDFNKITGLVKKIGKDLDSEILLSTDSRMPNGKNTFVALKGERFDAYDFIEDAIKNGAKSIVLTYSLEREEQIKTLSNKYTETCFFLVNDSLSFLQEAAKYRITEWKSNGGFVFGLTGSNGKTTTKELLFSLAKSILHDAVICTQGNLNNHIGVPLTIFSIKDDHKFAIVEMGTNHFGEIEVLCEIAQPDYGYITNVGHAHTEFLIDLDGVLKEKSALYRWVKDHGKKFFLNMEDEKLATLAITDKIIPVSSDNVCEFESEFIKESYNRWNVQAACFILENIFSLSLFHELKKLRLPENKRAQWINVNDSKIYLDAYNANPTSMKLAITEFAKQVPSQKNVIFVIGDMNELGDKTQEHHEEIAELLNDLKIKDAIFIGRFSEFYANKYSGESKTFKNLDDFIPNWPSVLNSYDYIFLKASRSLQLERLIDITM, encoded by the coding sequence ATGATAATTTCAGATTTTAATAAAATCACTGGTCTAGTAAAAAAGATTGGTAAGGATTTAGATAGTGAAATTCTTCTATCAACTGACTCGCGTATGCCTAATGGAAAAAATACATTTGTAGCTCTAAAAGGTGAGCGCTTTGATGCATATGACTTTATAGAGGATGCCATTAAAAATGGCGCGAAATCGATTGTTCTAACTTATTCGCTTGAGAGAGAAGAACAAATTAAAACTCTTTCAAATAAATACACTGAGACATGTTTCTTTCTTGTTAATGACAGCCTTTCATTTCTCCAAGAAGCTGCAAAATATAGAATTACTGAATGGAAGAGTAATGGAGGTTTTGTTTTTGGACTAACTGGTTCAAATGGAAAGACAACGACAAAGGAATTATTGTTTTCCTTAGCAAAATCTATTCTTCATGATGCAGTTATTTGTACTCAGGGAAATTTAAATAATCATATAGGAGTGCCACTCACAATATTCTCAATTAAAGATGATCACAAATTTGCGATTGTTGAGATGGGAACAAATCATTTTGGTGAGATTGAAGTTCTTTGTGAAATAGCTCAACCTGATTATGGTTATATAACAAATGTTGGCCATGCCCACACAGAATTCCTTATTGATCTTGATGGAGTATTAAAAGAGAAGTCTGCTCTTTATCGTTGGGTAAAAGATCATGGGAAGAAATTCTTCTTAAATATGGAAGATGAAAAACTAGCAACACTTGCGATTACTGATAAGATTATTCCTGTTTCTTCAGATAATGTATGTGAGTTTGAAAGTGAGTTTATTAAGGAATCATACAATCGCTGGAATGTTCAAGCTGCCTGTTTTATTTTAGAAAATATTTTTTCATTAAGTTTATTTCATGAACTTAAAAAACTGAGGCTGCCAGAAAATAAAAGAGCGCAGTGGATTAATGTTAATGATTCAAAAATATATTTAGATGCATACAATGCAAATCCAACTTCTATGAAGTTAGCGATCACAGAGTTTGCAAAACAAGTTCCATCTCAAAAAAATGTTATCTTTGTAATTGGTGACATGAATGAGTTGGGGGATAAGACCCAAGAGCATCATGAAGAAATAGCAGAGCTCTTAAATGATTTAAAGATTAAGGATGCTATCTTTATTGGACGATTTTCAGAATTTTATGCAAATAAATATAGCGGCGAGTCTAAAACGTTTAAAAATCTTGATGATTTCATCCCAAATTGGCCATCAGTATTAAATTCGTACGATTATATTTTTTTAAAAGCTTCTCGTTCTTTACAACTAGAGAGGCTAATAGATATAACTATGTAA
- a CDS encoding Mur ligase family protein: protein MNKLISKYKIILKGLSDLTANLDQAKPCDIAFYRIHDNEKAMALFRERYQKGSAGLVITNREVSDITTLVVDDNDFYKLQEELVEELYPINREVKLIGITGTNGKSSVAHLCQLILNANNLDACCIGTVGVVKNESEIMESLSATTPSFIDLRRIIFKLKNITYFCLEVSSHALEQERVKKMKFDSIGWTNFTQDHLDYHGTMESYFNAKAKFAKYCDTNFIIPRSQKNEFQDKLDFDLAPETKNLYGEEFNLSYNIDNLELAFALCERACGIKLNKNIKLSLPKGRFNLFRKGDSVFIVDYAHTPDAIVNICRETKKHFASYDIITLFGCGGDRDRTKRPKMLAAALEFSDKVVVTSDNPRTEEPSDIINDILEGNESEVDVVVDRKEAIHKYVREYKRPTAVIIAGKGHEEYQDIKGVKHHFSDIEEVKSALGEL, encoded by the coding sequence ATGAATAAATTAATCTCAAAATATAAAATTATATTAAAAGGTCTAAGCGACTTAACTGCCAATCTTGATCAAGCAAAACCTTGTGATATTGCTTTTTATCGTATTCATGACAATGAAAAGGCTATGGCCCTTTTTCGTGAGCGTTATCAAAAAGGAAGTGCAGGACTTGTTATAACAAATAGAGAAGTCTCAGATATTACAACTCTCGTAGTAGATGATAATGATTTTTATAAATTACAAGAAGAGCTTGTAGAAGAGCTATATCCTATAAATCGTGAAGTGAAGTTAATTGGTATTACTGGGACGAATGGAAAATCTTCGGTTGCTCATTTGTGTCAGTTAATTTTGAATGCAAATAATTTAGATGCTTGTTGTATTGGTACTGTAGGTGTCGTTAAAAATGAAAGTGAAATCATGGAGAGCTTATCAGCTACTACACCTTCTTTCATTGACCTACGAAGAATAATTTTCAAGTTAAAAAATATTACTTACTTTTGTTTAGAAGTTAGTTCTCACGCATTAGAGCAAGAGCGTGTTAAGAAAATGAAGTTTGATTCGATAGGTTGGACTAATTTTACTCAAGATCACCTCGACTATCATGGAACAATGGAATCTTACTTTAATGCCAAAGCAAAATTTGCTAAGTATTGTGATACAAACTTTATCATACCGCGCTCACAAAAAAATGAATTCCAAGATAAGTTAGATTTTGATTTAGCCCCAGAGACTAAGAATTTATATGGAGAGGAATTTAACCTCAGCTATAACATAGATAACTTAGAGCTTGCCTTTGCTCTATGTGAAAGAGCTTGCGGTATTAAGTTAAATAAAAATATAAAGCTATCTTTACCAAAAGGAAGATTTAATCTTTTTAGAAAAGGCGATAGTGTATTTATTGTCGATTACGCACATACTCCAGATGCTATTGTAAATATTTGTCGTGAAACAAAAAAGCATTTTGCCTCTTATGACATTATTACTCTTTTTGGTTGTGGTGGCGATCGCGATCGTACAAAACGTCCAAAGATGCTTGCAGCAGCACTTGAGTTTAGTGACAAGGTTGTCGTTACAAGTGATAACCCAAGAACTGAAGAACCTTCAGATATTATTAATGATATTCTTGAGGGCAATGAAAGCGAAGTCGATGTTGTTGTTGATCGAAAAGAAGCAATTCATAAATATGTAAGAGAATATAAACGTCCTACTGCAGTGATTATTGCAGGTAAGGGACATGAAGAGTATCAGGACATTAAAGGTGTAAAACACCACTTTAGTGATATAGAAGAAGTAAAGAGTGCATTAGGTGAATTATGA